In the Natrinema sp. CBA1119 genome, ACCTGATCGAACGACAGCTATACGATCAGTATGTAAACCGTTTCAGTGGCTACTATATATCCCCGTGGTTGCCATAGCACGACTGTGACCGACTACGCTATCGAAGCGCGCGACGTGGCGGTGACGTACGCGGACGGGACCGAAGCGGTCCGCGGCGTCGACCTCCTCGTCGAACGCGGCGAGTTCGTCGGCTTTCTGGGACCGAACGGCGCGGGCAAGACGACGACGATCAAGACGCTGGTGACGCTCCTGCGACCGACCGACGGCTCCATCGTTGTCAACGGATTCGACGCCATCGAGGAGCCCCGACAGGTGCGGTCGACGGTCGGCTATATGGCTCAGGAGACGAGTATCGATCCCGAGTTGACCGCTCGAGAAAACCTCCGGTTCGCGTGTGACGCCTACGGCGTGCCGCGAGCGCAGCGTGACGACCGGATCGACGAACTGCTCGAACTTGTCGAACTAACCGACGTCGCGAACAAAGTCGCGGACGACTTCTCCGGCGGGATGAAAAAGCGCCTCGACGCGGCGACCGCGCTCGTCCACCGGCCGCCGCTAGTATTCCTCGATGAGCCGACGACTGGACTCGATCCGGCAGCGCGAAATCGGCTCTGGGAGTACTTTCGGCGGATCAACGACGAGGGAACGACCGTCTTTCTGACGACTCAGTATCTCGAGGAGGCCGACCAGTTGTGCGAGCGGCTGTCGGTCATTCAGGACGGAACGGTCGTCGCGGAGGGGACACCTGAAGAGCTGAAACGTCGCGTCGGCGGCGAGATACTCGCGGTCGAGCTGGCAGAGCCCGACGAGAGCGAGCGCGCAGTAGCGGTCGCCCGCGATGAGTCGCTGTTCGCTGACGGGGCGGCGATCGAAGCGACAGAGCCGGGGCTCACAGTGACGGCTCGCGATGCGCGCACGCGTGGGACGGAGTTGTTAGTCTCACTGCGGGACGCCGGAATCGACGTTATCGGGTTCGACGTCCGTGCGCCGACGCTCGACGACGTGTTCCTCGCGGTGACGGGTGAGGGGAACGAAGACGACTCGTCGACGGAACGCGTGTCGGACACGACCGACGCTGCACGGTCCGAAACGATCGGTAACAGCGGCCGTGACTCGAGAGACGCGAGAGAATCGACGGTGAGCGACGAGAGCGAAACCGGGAACGGTGTCAATCGAGACGAGGTGAACCGATGAGTACGCCAGATGTCGACCGTCACGGTGGGGGCTTCGCGAGCGACGTGTGGGTCACGTTCGTCCGGTGGACGATCAAGTCGGTTCGGAACCCGTTCGTGCTCGTCGTTTCGCTCGTCCAGCCGATCATCTTCCTCGTGCTCTTCACGCAGGTGTTCGGCGGCGTCGCGACGGCCACCCTCGAGGGGATCAGCTATGAGACGTATCTCGTGCCGGCGATCGTGATCCAGGTGGCGCTGGTAGCGGCCGCGACGTCGGGAATCGGGCTGGTCAACGACATCGAGACCGGGATGTTCGAGAAGATACTGGTCAGTCCGATGAACCGGACCGCCGTCTTCCTGGGGAAGACGCTCGCCGAGGTCGTTCGCATCGTCGTACAGGTCGTAATCGTGCTCGGATTGGGTGTGTTGCTCGGTGCCGAAATCGCGACCGGAATCGCGGGCGCGATTGCAATCGCGGCCATCTGCGTCGTGTTCTCGATCTGGTTCACTGCATTCTCGAACGTACTGGCCGTGGTGACCCGCGACGAGGAGTCGACGATTATCGGGGCGAACCTGCTTCAGTTGCCCTTGCTGTTCGTTTCGAGTGCGTTTCTCCCGTTGCCGGCGCTTCCGGATTGGATTCGGACGGTCGCGACGTTCAACCCGATCACCTACGGTGTCGACGCCGCTCGCGCGGTGATGCTCGGCGAGGATACGATGACCGTGATCGAAGTTACCCGGTTCGGCGGGATGTGGGACACGCTCGTGCCGGCACTCGCTGTTCTCGTGGGACTCGCGTTCACGTTCGGATCGGTCGCCGTCTACGCGATCGGCCGCGCAGCCAGCGCCGACGTTCGCTGATGCGGTCTGCTGTAACGATTTCCGGTGCGACCGTGGGACGGTTTCGCGGCCGCACCGGAACTGACTGACAGCAGTCCGTATGCGGCTCCCGACGGTCGCCGATCTGGGAATAACCGATACCATTTAGCGACCGTGCTCGTACGAGTAGCCATGGACCGATCGGGATTCGTCAAACTCGCGGTCATCGGGTTCGGGATCGTCATCGCGAGCTTCTTCGTGCGTGGGATCAGTCGGATCGTCCTCGACGTGGAAACCGCGAATCTCCTGCAGGCACCGCTCGCGATCGTCGGCTTCGGGCTCCTCCTCTATCTGTTCGTCAGAGCGACCCTCGACTTCGTCGGAATCTGGAACGTCGAGAATCCCGATTCGTGAGACGGCCGGCCGTCGCTGTGCCTCCGTCTATCGAAACGCCGTGATGCGATCGATCCGGTCACGTTCTCCACTCGAGTCGACCACCGGAAGGAAACCGTTTTTCGACCGCCGTTCGAACGTGAAGGTATGACAATCGACGTTCAGGCGATCGCGGACCTCGGGCCGGACGACCGCGCGGCCTTCTTCGAGCGCGACGCCGGCATCGAGGCGGTCAGGGAAGACGTTCGCGAGATCGTCGAGCGCGTCCACACGGAGGGTGACGTCGCCGTCCGCGAGTTTACGAGCGAGTTCGACGGTATCGAAGTCGGCAACCTCGAGATCACGGACGAGTGCGAGCGTGCCGCAGACGCAATCGACGACGGGATCCGGGACGCGATCGAGACGGCCACCGCGAACGTCCGGGAGTTTCACGAGGCCCAACTGCCCGACGACTGGCAACGCGAGTTCAGCGAAGGACGGACGCTGGGACGACGGTTTCGACCGATAGAACGCGTCGGCGTCTACGTCCCTGGCGGCTCGGCGGCCTATCCCTCGAGTGCGATCATGGGGATCGTCCCGGCGACCGTTGCCGGCGTCGACCACGTCTCTGTGGTGACGCCGCCGGCCGACGAACTGAACCCGGTGACACTGGCGGCGATCCACATCGCGGGTGCGGACGCAGTTTACGGCGTCGGCGGCGCGCAGGCGATCGCAGGGCTGGCGTATGGGACGGAGACGATCACTCGCGTTCAGAAGATCGTCGGCCCCGGCAACAAGTGGGTGACAGCGGCGAAGGCCGAAGTCCGGGGCGACGTGGAGATCGATTTCCTC is a window encoding:
- a CDS encoding ABC transporter ATP-binding protein — encoded protein: MTDYAIEARDVAVTYADGTEAVRGVDLLVERGEFVGFLGPNGAGKTTTIKTLVTLLRPTDGSIVVNGFDAIEEPRQVRSTVGYMAQETSIDPELTARENLRFACDAYGVPRAQRDDRIDELLELVELTDVANKVADDFSGGMKKRLDAATALVHRPPLVFLDEPTTGLDPAARNRLWEYFRRINDEGTTVFLTTQYLEEADQLCERLSVIQDGTVVAEGTPEELKRRVGGEILAVELAEPDESERAVAVARDESLFADGAAIEATEPGLTVTARDARTRGTELLVSLRDAGIDVIGFDVRAPTLDDVFLAVTGEGNEDDSSTERVSDTTDAARSETIGNSGRDSRDARESTVSDESETGNGVNRDEVNR
- the hisD gene encoding histidinol dehydrogenase; the encoded protein is MTIDVQAIADLGPDDRAAFFERDAGIEAVREDVREIVERVHTEGDVAVREFTSEFDGIEVGNLEITDECERAADAIDDGIRDAIETATANVREFHEAQLPDDWQREFSEGRTLGRRFRPIERVGVYVPGGSAAYPSSAIMGIVPATVAGVDHVSVVTPPADELNPVTLAAIHIAGADAVYGVGGAQAIAGLAYGTETITRVQKIVGPGNKWVTAAKAEVRGDVEIDFLAGPSEVVVVADETGDPELVAAELVAQAEHDSNASVVAVTDDEDTAHAVAAAIDNQIDARERETVIREALANDASGVLHARSMSEAILFTEAYAPEHLSIIADDDESILERIESAGSVFLGPNTPVAAGDYASGTNHVLPTNGGARVTGGLSVETFLRSTTVQRLSREGLAELGGTITALADAEGLEAHAESVRTRLDEEADR
- a CDS encoding ABC transporter permease is translated as MSTPDVDRHGGGFASDVWVTFVRWTIKSVRNPFVLVVSLVQPIIFLVLFTQVFGGVATATLEGISYETYLVPAIVIQVALVAAATSGIGLVNDIETGMFEKILVSPMNRTAVFLGKTLAEVVRIVVQVVIVLGLGVLLGAEIATGIAGAIAIAAICVVFSIWFTAFSNVLAVVTRDEESTIIGANLLQLPLLFVSSAFLPLPALPDWIRTVATFNPITYGVDAARAVMLGEDTMTVIEVTRFGGMWDTLVPALAVLVGLAFTFGSVAVYAIGRAASADVR